The segment TCCACTATCGCCTGCATCCCGAGCTGCCGGCATGGGCGATGGCGATTCTGGACGAGACGGCGCGGGGCACGCGGCGGGAAACCCCCTTCCAGGATGACAGGGCCGCGCTCGCCGCCATGCCGAACCGCCCTGGCGCGCCGCGCTGCGCATGACGCCGCCCCGACCGACTGCAGCCAAGATGGCATCAGCGGAACCACCGCAATCGCGAAGGAGTCACCATGGCAATCCAGGTCGGCATCAACGGATTCGGGCGCATGGGCAGGCTCGGCCTGCGCGCCGGCTGGCACAGCGCGGAGCTGGCATTCGCGCGCATCAATGAGACCGCGACCGACGCCGCCGGCTCCGCGCACCTGCTCAAGTTCGATTCGGTGCACGGCACATGGGGCGAAGAGTGTTCCTCCGACGGCGAAGCGCTGATCGTAGGCGGACGGCGCATCGCCTACAGCCGTGGCGCATCCATCGCCGAGGCCGACTGGTCGGGCTGCGACATCGTCATCGAGGCGACTGGCAAACATCACAAGAAGCCGGAAGCCCTGCGCGCCTATTTCGATCAGGGGGTGCGCAAGGTCCTCGTCGCCGCGCCGACGCAGGGCGCGCTCGACATCGTCTACGGCGTCAACCATCACCGTTACGAACCAGAGACCCACCGTCTCGTCACGGCCGCCTCCTGCACCACCAACTGCCTCGCGCCGCTGGTCAAGGTCATGCACGAACGCATCGGCATCGTGCACGGTACCATGACGACCATCCATAACATCACCAACACCCAGACCATCGTCGACAAGGGCCACAAGGACCTGCGCCGCGCGCGCGCCTGCGGCCAGTCGCTGATCCCCACCAGCACCGGCTCGGCGCGGGCGATCACGAAGATCTTTCCCGAACTCGCCGGCAAGCTCAACGGCCTCGCCGTGCGCGTGCCGCTGCTCAACGCCTCGCTCACCGACTTCGTCTTCGAGGCGCGGCGGCCGGTCACGGAGGCGGAGGTCAACGGATATTTTCGCGCGGCGGCGGCGGGCGAGCTCCACGGTATCCTCGGCTACGAGGAGCGTCCGCTCGTCTCGGCGGACTTCCTCAATGATGCGCGTTCCTCCATCGTCGATGCGCCGTCCACCCTGGTCGTCGACGGCACCCAGGTCAAGGTGCTGGCCTGGTACGACAACGAGTGGGGCTACGTGAACCGGATGCTGGACATCGCGCGCCTGCTGGCGGCGCGGCTCTGATCCACCCGCGGCGCGGCCCAGACATGGACGCCGGACTCCGCAATTACCTGGTTGTCACCGGCGGCTACTGGGCCTTCACCGTTACCGACGGCGCCATCCGCATGCTCGTGGTGCTGTACTTCCACCTGCTCGGGTATTCTCCGCTCGAAGTGGCGTTGCTGTTCCTGTTCTACGAATTCTTCGGCATCGTCACCAACCTGGTGGGCGGCTGGCTGGGCGCGCGCATCGGGCTCAATCTCATCATGCACATCGGCATGGGCCTGCAGGTGATCGCGCTCGCGCTGCTCACCGTGCCCGACGCCTGGCTCTCGGTGCCCTACGTGATGGCGGCGCAGGCGCTCTCCGGCATCGCCAAGGACCTCAACAAGATGTCCGCCAAGGCGAGCGTGAAGGCGCTGGCCGGCGGCGGGGAATCACGCCTGTTCACCTGGGTCGCCGCGCTCACCGGCTCGAAGAACGCGCTCAAGGGCGCCGGCTTCTTCGCCGGCGCGGCGCTGCTGCAGGGGCTCGGCTTCCGCGGCGCGCTCGCCGCGCTCGCCGT is part of the Gammaproteobacteria bacterium genome and harbors:
- a CDS encoding ArsJ-associated glyceraldehyde-3-phosphate dehydrogenase is translated as MAIQVGINGFGRMGRLGLRAGWHSAELAFARINETATDAAGSAHLLKFDSVHGTWGEECSSDGEALIVGGRRIAYSRGASIAEADWSGCDIVIEATGKHHKKPEALRAYFDQGVRKVLVAAPTQGALDIVYGVNHHRYEPETHRLVTAASCTTNCLAPLVKVMHERIGIVHGTMTTIHNITNTQTIVDKGHKDLRRARACGQSLIPTSTGSARAITKIFPELAGKLNGLAVRVPLLNASLTDFVFEARRPVTEAEVNGYFRAAAAGELHGILGYEERPLVSADFLNDARSSIVDAPSTLVVDGTQVKVLAWYDNEWGYVNRMLDIARLLAARL